A single window of Flagellimonas maritima DNA harbors:
- a CDS encoding MBL fold metallo-hydrolase translates to MLFFILGLIGILVIIYFIFVNFYPSFGGNVTNELQKSYSGSANFSNGKFKNVKNVPEDLGFWQTLGIARKFFFTKVPKGVPEEPIQVQKLDSAAIADYNSDTRMIWFGHSAFLLQISNKNILIDPMLSNVPAPHPLLGSGRFSKELPLQIEKLPQIDAVLISHDHYDHLDYESIRNLKHKVGHFYTPLGVGIHLRAWGVPQNKITELDWWEEQNFDGLKFVCTPAQHFSGRKINDRQSTLWSSWIIQSETENIFFSGDSGYANHFKEIGQKYGPFDFALMECGQYNESWPDIHMFPEETVQAGLDVKAKYIMPIHWGAFKLSLHSWTDPIERISKTAKELKVPLITPKIGEPIILDKFPEPKDTWWR, encoded by the coding sequence ATGCTTTTCTTCATTTTGGGCCTCATTGGGATTCTTGTCATCATATATTTCATCTTTGTAAATTTTTACCCAAGCTTTGGAGGAAATGTTACTAATGAGCTTCAAAAAAGTTATTCCGGTTCAGCTAATTTTTCAAATGGTAAATTTAAAAATGTAAAGAATGTACCTGAAGATTTGGGTTTCTGGCAGACGTTGGGAATTGCAAGAAAATTTTTCTTTACAAAAGTTCCCAAAGGAGTACCTGAAGAACCAATTCAAGTTCAAAAGTTGGATTCAGCAGCTATAGCTGATTACAATAGTGATACAAGAATGATTTGGTTTGGGCATTCTGCTTTTCTCTTACAAATAAGCAATAAAAATATATTGATAGATCCCATGCTAAGCAATGTACCGGCACCACATCCATTGTTGGGAAGTGGACGTTTTAGTAAAGAACTACCATTGCAAATAGAAAAACTGCCACAAATTGATGCTGTTTTGATCTCTCATGATCACTACGACCATCTAGATTATGAATCCATTCGCAATTTAAAACATAAGGTCGGACATTTTTACACACCGCTGGGTGTTGGTATCCATTTACGGGCGTGGGGTGTGCCACAAAATAAAATAACAGAATTGGATTGGTGGGAAGAACAAAATTTTGATGGTTTGAAATTTGTCTGTACTCCAGCGCAACATTTCTCTGGGCGAAAGATCAATGACCGTCAAAGTACATTATGGAGTTCATGGATAATCCAGTCGGAGACCGAAAACATTTTCTTTAGCGGCGATAGCGGCTATGCCAATCATTTTAAGGAAATAGGGCAAAAGTACGGCCCATTTGATTTTGCCTTGATGGAATGTGGGCAGTATAATGAATCTTGGCCTGATATTCATATGTTTCCCGAGGAGACAGTGCAAGCAGGGTTGGATGTGAAAGCCAAATACATTATGCCCATACATTGGGGAGCATTCAAGCTCTCACTTCATTCTTGGACAGACCCTATTGAGCGTATCTCCAAAACGGCAAAAGAACTCAAGGTTCCATTGATAACACCCAAAATCGGTGAACCAATAATCCTTGATAAATTTCCTGAACCAAAAGATACATGGTGGCGTTAA
- a CDS encoding PQQ-dependent sugar dehydrogenase gives MKLKPLALKLILSSLLISYITSCNEKKEGPKEPIGENEENQVDTTNLPIENLNLPDGFKISVFAEGIDGARSMAMGDDDTLFVGTRNENTVYALKDTDGDFKAEKIMVLDSTLEVPNGIAFRDGALYVAEVGRLLKYPNIEQNLSNPPQPEVIYDDYPKEFHHGWKYIAFGPDGKLYVPVGAPCNICESEDERFASITRMDPDGSDREIYAKGVRNTVGFTWHPETGELWFTDNGRDMMGDDIPPCELNKVTVPGDHFGYPYCHGGTVKDPEFGDKFPCADFIPPVQNLGAHVAPLAVKFYTGNMFPSEYKGHAFIAEHGSWNRSSKVGYKISLVKLEGNKAVSYETFLDGWLNEDSQEQFGRPVDILFLEDGSMLISDDYGDAIYRVSYSDTQVASIN, from the coding sequence ATGAAATTAAAACCCTTGGCCCTAAAATTGATTCTTTCTTCCTTATTGATCTCATACATCACATCTTGCAACGAAAAAAAAGAAGGACCTAAAGAACCTATTGGGGAAAACGAAGAAAATCAGGTTGATACCACCAATCTCCCGATAGAAAATTTAAACCTGCCTGATGGATTTAAAATTTCGGTATTCGCAGAAGGAATCGACGGTGCTCGATCTATGGCAATGGGCGATGACGATACGCTTTTCGTGGGAACCAGAAATGAAAATACAGTTTACGCACTCAAAGACACTGATGGCGATTTTAAGGCTGAAAAAATAATGGTTTTGGATTCAACACTGGAAGTTCCAAACGGAATAGCTTTTAGGGACGGAGCTTTATATGTTGCGGAAGTTGGGCGGTTGCTCAAATATCCAAATATAGAACAGAATTTGTCCAACCCGCCACAACCCGAAGTAATTTACGATGATTATCCAAAGGAATTTCATCACGGATGGAAGTACATTGCTTTTGGTCCAGATGGAAAATTATATGTCCCCGTTGGCGCACCTTGCAATATCTGTGAAAGTGAAGATGAACGTTTTGCATCTATTACACGTATGGACCCGGACGGGAGCGATAGGGAAATATATGCCAAAGGGGTTAGAAATACAGTGGGCTTTACATGGCACCCAGAAACTGGAGAACTTTGGTTTACGGATAACGGGCGCGACATGATGGGAGACGACATACCTCCCTGTGAACTTAATAAAGTTACTGTCCCAGGTGATCATTTTGGTTATCCCTACTGCCACGGAGGAACGGTAAAGGACCCAGAGTTTGGAGATAAATTTCCATGCGCTGATTTCATACCTCCCGTACAGAATTTAGGAGCACATGTAGCCCCTTTGGCAGTTAAATTTTATACCGGCAATATGTTCCCTAGCGAGTATAAAGGCCATGCTTTTATAGCAGAACATGGCTCTTGGAACCGTTCTTCAAAAGTTGGTTATAAAATTTCACTGGTTAAATTAGAAGGTAATAAAGCTGTAAGCTATGAAACTTTTTTGGATGGTTGGCTCAATGAGGACAGCCAAGAACAATTTGGCAGGCCTGTAGATATTTTGTTCTTGGAAGACGGGTCCATGTTGATTTCCGATGACTACGGAGATGCTATTTATAGGGTTTCCTATTCTGATACTCAAGTGGCGAGCATAAACTAA
- a CDS encoding DUF4249 domain-containing protein, which translates to MIYMILENSKFRRSICVFAVLLSFFIGCTEPFEAPEEDFEDILVIDALITSQEKHQEIYISNTFLFGSTVQTENGASVSISDDMGNNFVFSEAEPGTYISDATFGVQSGVSYTLSINTSNGNSFRAGPLLISQDAELEGIIPVRSTDDNGQEGISILANSFDPEGEAVFYRYDYEETFKVVSVADPIYDLVVVSETPPTLERVAKTREENICYRTQLSNEILIATAENLSESRIRDFPVRFLPKTAFELRSRYSILVNQYVQSRTAQTFYEDLRDFSNVRTVFAQTQPGFIKGNIVAENTNGTRVLGLFEVSQVNSQRIFLEYEDFFSDNDPPNFIRDCPTDQYPLSSPILFDLIKSGTHKYRGEEPTPLQNLYIVSPRGCIDCTVYGTTEVPDFWEE; encoded by the coding sequence ATGATTTATATGATATTGGAGAATTCAAAATTTAGGCGCAGCATATGTGTATTTGCAGTATTGCTGTCTTTCTTTATAGGATGTACTGAGCCTTTTGAGGCTCCTGAAGAGGACTTTGAGGATATCTTGGTTATAGATGCTCTTATTACCAGTCAAGAAAAACATCAGGAAATATATATCTCCAATACTTTTTTGTTCGGTAGTACAGTACAAACGGAGAATGGAGCAAGCGTTTCAATATCCGACGATATGGGTAACAACTTCGTATTCAGTGAGGCCGAACCTGGTACTTATATCTCTGATGCTACTTTTGGTGTTCAATCTGGAGTTTCCTATACACTTTCCATAAATACCTCAAATGGAAATTCTTTTAGAGCAGGGCCATTATTAATTTCGCAAGATGCGGAACTAGAGGGTATAATACCCGTAAGAAGTACTGATGATAATGGACAAGAGGGTATTTCAATATTGGCAAACAGCTTCGATCCAGAGGGTGAAGCAGTTTTTTACAGATATGATTATGAGGAGACCTTTAAAGTAGTTTCCGTGGCTGATCCTATTTACGATTTAGTAGTTGTTTCCGAAACACCTCCAACGCTAGAGAGAGTTGCTAAAACTAGGGAGGAAAATATTTGTTATCGAACACAGCTCTCAAACGAAATATTGATAGCGACTGCTGAAAATTTATCAGAAAGCAGGATACGGGATTTCCCAGTTAGATTCCTTCCCAAAACAGCTTTTGAACTTCGTAGTAGGTACAGTATATTAGTGAACCAGTATGTTCAATCACGGACCGCCCAGACATTTTATGAAGATTTGCGCGATTTTTCAAATGTACGTACGGTTTTTGCCCAAACGCAACCGGGTTTTATAAAAGGCAATATTGTTGCTGAAAACACTAACGGAACAAGGGTATTGGGACTTTTCGAGGTTTCACAGGTAAACTCGCAGAGAATATTCTTGGAGTACGAAGATTTTTTTTCGGACAATGACCCACCTAATTTTATAAGAGATTGTCCTACTGATCAATATCCTTTAAGTAGTCCAATACTTTTTGATCTTATCAAATCCGGTACACATAAATACAGAGGTGAGGAGCCCACTCCTCTTCAAAATCTATATATAGTAAGTCCAAGGGGATGTATAGACTGTACGGTTTATGGAACTACAGAAGTACCTGATTTTTGGGAAGAATAA
- a CDS encoding DUF4249 domain-containing protein: protein MLLCILGCTEPFTAPTENFEDILVIDALITTEERSQEVNLSRTFLFDAELEAESGAVVRIIGNDNSTYSFTEQEPGKYISDTSFGAASGVLYSLSVVTQQGDSFTGGPVSIEQKAELEEIRAVRSTTEDGEEGIAIVADGFDPTGEAVFYRYDYVETFKIVSVANPQFDLIVVSENPPLLEKVPKTRQENICYRTQFSNSILLATSENLTESRIENFQVRFIPKTAFELRTRYSILVNQYIQSRTAQSFYEDLRDFSNVLTVFAQTQPGFIVGNIVSDNGSSTRVLGLFEVSQVSSKRIFFEYDDFFFDNRPPGFIRDCPVLAGGSRDPILLDLIKRKTHKYRGDGDPTGFVVSPFGCIDCTVYGSNIEPDFWEE from the coding sequence TTGCTATTGTGTATTCTTGGCTGTACCGAACCTTTTACAGCACCAACGGAAAACTTTGAAGATATTTTGGTCATTGATGCACTTATCACAACTGAGGAAAGATCCCAAGAGGTAAATCTTTCGAGAACCTTTCTTTTTGATGCTGAACTTGAAGCGGAAAGTGGAGCTGTGGTTCGCATTATTGGAAATGATAACAGCACGTATTCTTTTACAGAACAAGAGCCCGGCAAATACATTTCCGATACTTCGTTTGGGGCGGCATCCGGGGTGCTATATTCCCTTTCCGTTGTTACACAACAGGGTGATTCCTTTACTGGAGGCCCTGTGTCAATAGAACAAAAAGCGGAATTGGAAGAAATACGGGCAGTTAGAAGTACTACAGAAGACGGCGAGGAAGGTATTGCGATTGTAGCGGATGGCTTTGACCCTACGGGAGAAGCAGTTTTTTATCGGTATGACTATGTTGAGACGTTCAAAATAGTTTCTGTTGCTAACCCTCAATTTGATTTAATCGTGGTATCTGAGAATCCACCGCTCTTGGAAAAGGTACCTAAGACCAGACAAGAAAATATATGTTATAGAACACAGTTTTCCAATTCAATTCTCCTTGCGACTTCAGAAAATCTTACTGAGAGTAGAATTGAGAATTTTCAAGTAAGGTTCATCCCTAAAACAGCCTTTGAACTTCGTACACGCTACAGCATATTGGTAAATCAATATATACAATCTCGAACGGCACAAAGCTTTTATGAAGATTTAAGGGATTTTTCCAATGTGTTAACTGTATTTGCCCAAACCCAACCTGGTTTTATAGTAGGTAATATCGTTTCTGACAATGGAAGTAGCACACGTGTTTTAGGGCTTTTCGAAGTTTCACAAGTAAGTTCAAAACGTATATTTTTTGAGTATGATGATTTTTTCTTCGATAATAGACCACCAGGATTTATAAGAGATTGCCCCGTTTTGGCAGGGGGAAGTCGAGATCCGATTTTGTTAGACCTTATTAAAAGAAAGACCCATAAATATAGAGGAGACGGGGACCCAACGGGATTTGTTGTTAGCCCATTTGGCTGTATAGATTGTACTGTTTATGGAAGTAATATCGAACCTGATTTTTGGGAAGAATAA
- a CDS encoding TonB-dependent receptor gives MRLIFLLICLITVNFALGQNDTTKISLSFDDITISEALSKIEEVSDYEFYYLKEWLGTNLISGDYNSTIDVILEDILGKIEVNFYILEANKIVLTKNSIIYDSLPKVFQRNSTADTITNQDLQLLEEDDIPILATKSDSNSPSTIKTYRVGKRNRGQRSKSAILKGVILNNTTGEPIPDLQIIVRNENKAAITDINGAYEIQLPLGTHILEMIALGIENTKQRVVLYNDGSLDFTLNESLELLDEVIVEADADKNVATTTSGSERIDAEESKNIPLVLGERDVLRVATSLPGISTAGEGSAGFNVRGGKSDQNLILLDDAVVYNPQHFFGIFSALNPFAISSLNVYKGSFPSEYGGRLSSVFDIKTKNADTQKIKGEASIGPVTSNAVIELPVFKDKSSLLLGGRGAYANWILRSLDEPDLENSEASFYDFLANYNHKINSNNSIKATGYYSRDDFSITSDSLFIYKNQLVSLKWDHAFNEKTTSSLIASNSQYNFDIEFDGDSNDDFLFGYKVNESEVKLKINHIKDSKFSYNYGIASKLYNIDPGNLEPLDENNSIVEPKFIDQERGLESAFFLSANLDITDKLSVEAGVRLSNFLALGQGSQLVFEEGQPRNQGSITDTLNFEKNEVIESFFNPEPRISARYLLNPSLSIKGGYGRTYQYIHRLSNNTTVSPIDTWKISDSNIEPQSADQFTLGLFKNIDGNTFELSLEGFYKRSDNILDFKTGAQILLNENIVLETLQGEGESYGIEFLIRKNKGKLNGWLGYTYSRSFIKFESEFPEEQINNGDFFPSNFDKPHDLSLVTNYKFSKRFSLSTNFTYQTGRPVTVPVGSFSFNNSEFVVFSDRNSFRIPDFYRLDIGLNIEGNHKIKKFAHSFWTISIYNVLGRNNPFSVFFVTENGEVKGQQASIFNIPVPSITYNFKF, from the coding sequence ATGAGATTAATCTTTTTACTAATATGTTTGATAACGGTAAATTTTGCCCTAGGGCAAAATGATACAACAAAAATATCCTTATCCTTTGATGATATTACTATTTCTGAAGCATTGTCAAAGATTGAAGAAGTTTCGGATTATGAGTTTTACTATCTAAAAGAATGGCTTGGAACAAATTTAATATCAGGGGATTACAATTCTACTATAGATGTTATTTTAGAAGATATTTTAGGGAAAATAGAAGTTAATTTCTATATACTAGAAGCGAATAAAATAGTCTTGACGAAAAATAGTATTATTTATGACTCGCTACCGAAGGTTTTTCAAAGAAATAGCACAGCAGATACCATAACCAACCAAGATTTACAGCTCTTGGAAGAAGACGATATACCAATACTCGCTACAAAGTCAGATTCCAATAGTCCTTCTACCATTAAAACCTATAGAGTGGGAAAAAGAAATAGGGGACAACGCTCTAAATCTGCCATCCTCAAAGGAGTCATCCTTAACAATACAACAGGTGAACCCATACCGGATTTACAAATCATTGTAAGAAATGAGAACAAAGCTGCCATTACTGATATAAATGGAGCTTACGAAATACAATTACCACTAGGAACCCATATTTTAGAAATGATTGCTTTAGGTATTGAGAACACAAAGCAACGGGTAGTTTTATATAATGATGGCAGTCTTGATTTCACTTTAAATGAGAGTTTAGAGCTTTTGGATGAAGTTATAGTTGAGGCAGATGCAGATAAAAATGTGGCAACAACTACGAGTGGTTCTGAAAGAATTGATGCAGAAGAGTCAAAGAATATTCCATTGGTTTTAGGAGAGAGAGACGTTTTAAGAGTGGCAACCTCACTACCTGGAATATCAACGGCGGGTGAGGGTTCTGCAGGATTTAATGTAAGAGGGGGTAAATCAGACCAGAATCTAATTTTATTGGATGATGCGGTTGTTTATAATCCCCAACATTTTTTTGGGATTTTTTCAGCATTGAACCCTTTTGCCATTAGTAGCTTAAATGTCTATAAAGGGAGTTTCCCTTCAGAATATGGCGGAAGGTTATCTTCTGTATTTGATATCAAAACCAAAAACGCAGACACTCAAAAAATTAAAGGAGAGGCATCGATAGGTCCGGTTACTAGTAATGCTGTGATTGAGCTTCCTGTTTTTAAAGATAAATCTTCATTATTATTAGGAGGTCGAGGAGCGTACGCAAACTGGATTTTACGCTCATTGGACGAACCTGATCTGGAAAATAGCGAGGCCTCATTTTATGATTTTTTAGCGAATTACAATCATAAAATTAATAGTAATAACAGCATAAAGGCTACAGGTTACTATAGCAGGGATGATTTTAGTATAACATCTGATTCTCTTTTTATATATAAAAATCAGCTTGTCTCACTCAAATGGGATCATGCTTTTAACGAAAAAACCACTAGTAGCTTAATAGCGTCAAATAGTCAATATAATTTTGACATAGAATTTGATGGGGATTCTAACGATGATTTTCTGTTTGGATACAAAGTGAATGAAAGTGAGGTAAAACTAAAAATCAATCACATTAAAGACTCCAAGTTTTCATATAATTATGGAATTGCAAGTAAATTGTATAATATAGATCCCGGTAATCTAGAGCCATTGGATGAGAACAATTCTATAGTCGAGCCCAAGTTCATTGATCAAGAACGAGGATTGGAATCAGCATTCTTTCTTTCTGCAAATCTTGATATAACGGATAAATTATCAGTTGAGGCAGGAGTCAGACTTTCAAATTTTTTAGCCCTGGGACAAGGCTCCCAACTAGTCTTTGAGGAAGGTCAGCCTAGAAATCAAGGTTCAATTACCGATACGTTAAATTTTGAGAAAAATGAGGTAATAGAATCCTTTTTTAATCCAGAACCCCGCATTTCTGCTAGGTATTTATTAAATCCGAGTTTATCCATAAAAGGTGGATATGGTAGAACATACCAATATATTCATAGGCTATCCAATAACACAACTGTCTCACCGATTGATACTTGGAAAATTTCGGATTCTAACATTGAACCTCAAAGTGCGGACCAATTTACATTGGGTCTTTTCAAAAATATCGATGGAAACACATTTGAACTTAGCCTCGAAGGATTTTATAAACGTTCTGATAATATTCTTGATTTTAAAACTGGAGCCCAAATATTACTCAACGAAAACATTGTTTTGGAAACATTGCAAGGTGAAGGAGAATCATATGGGATAGAGTTCTTGATACGAAAAAATAAAGGTAAGCTCAATGGCTGGCTGGGATACACATACTCTCGCTCTTTTATTAAATTTGAAAGCGAATTTCCTGAAGAACAGATTAATAATGGTGATTTTTTTCCTTCTAATTTTGACAAGCCCCATGATTTAAGTCTAGTTACCAATTACAAATTCTCAAAAAGATTCAGTCTTTCCACTAATTTCACCTACCAGACTGGCAGACCAGTCACGGTTCCTGTTGGCAGTTTTTCTTTTAACAATTCTGAATTTGTGGTTTTTAGTGATAGAAATAGTTTTCGTATTCCAGATTTTTATAGATTGGACATCGGTCTTAATATAGAGGGTAATCATAAAATCAAAAAGTTTGCCCATAGTTTCTGGACAATATCCATATATAATGTCTTGGGAAGAAACAACCCCTTCTCGGTTTTTTTCGTTACAGAAAATGGCGAAGTGAAAGGTCAGCAAGCATCGATTTTCAATATTCCAGTACCTTCAATTACGTATAATTTTAAGTTCTAG
- a CDS encoding DUF4251 domain-containing protein, whose product MNSPKRTIFILLSIAIIGCASNPKPEYSKEQVERLDQIVSNNSFAITARWAWPLATGSLGNLANAGLLPWGSTASMIDISGSNNYLHILKDSVVAKLPYYGERQMGGTYGNTNNGIQFDGAPKNFRMTKNDDGKGYKLDFLINNNMETYDVNVNLYPNLQSRINITSSHRTTISYKGEISDFSSN is encoded by the coding sequence ATGAATTCACCAAAAAGAACAATATTCATTTTACTTTCTATAGCCATTATTGGTTGTGCATCAAACCCTAAGCCTGAATATTCTAAAGAACAGGTCGAGAGGTTAGATCAAATTGTTTCCAATAATTCTTTTGCCATAACAGCCCGTTGGGCTTGGCCGTTAGCTACAGGCAGTCTTGGTAATTTGGCAAATGCCGGTTTGCTTCCATGGGGTAGTACTGCAAGTATGATTGATATATCTGGAAGCAATAATTACTTACATATCTTAAAAGATAGTGTTGTAGCAAAGTTACCTTATTATGGCGAGAGGCAAATGGGCGGTACTTATGGCAATACGAACAATGGCATTCAATTTGACGGAGCTCCCAAAAACTTTAGAATGACAAAAAACGATGATGGCAAAGGATACAAACTTGATTTCCTTATAAACAATAACATGGAAACCTATGATGTAAACGTGAATCTATATCCTAATCTACAAAGCCGTATTAATATAACCAGTTCGCACAGAACCACAATATCTTATAAAGGGGAGATTAGTGACTTTTCTTCCAATTAA
- a CDS encoding cold-shock protein, with translation MAKSQQTYNKSEREKKRLKKKEEKQKKKNARKAEAKESGKTGIQFAYVDYNGNLTDTPPDPSQKIAVEAENITLGIPKKEDVEEEEFDPIRNGKVSFFDTSKGFGFIIDSETQEKYFCHVSGLIDEIAENDKVSFELEKGMKGMNAVRVKKI, from the coding sequence ATGGCTAAATCGCAACAGACATACAACAAATCGGAAAGGGAAAAAAAACGCTTAAAGAAAAAAGAGGAAAAGCAGAAGAAGAAAAATGCCCGAAAAGCGGAAGCAAAAGAAAGTGGTAAAACAGGGATTCAATTTGCATATGTTGATTACAATGGAAATCTGACGGACACACCACCTGATCCATCCCAAAAAATAGCTGTTGAAGCAGAGAACATAACTCTTGGCATACCCAAAAAAGAAGATGTGGAAGAAGAGGAGTTCGATCCAATAAGAAATGGAAAAGTTTCTTTCTTTGATACTTCAAAAGGATTTGGCTTTATCATTGATTCTGAAACACAGGAAAAATACTTTTGCCATGTTAGCGGTTTAATTGATGAAATTGCTGAAAATGATAAAGTATCCTTTGAATTGGAAAAGGGGATGAAAGGGATGAATGCTGTAAGGGTGAAAAAGATTTAG